A stretch of DNA from Tigriopus californicus strain San Diego chromosome 11, Tcal_SD_v2.1, whole genome shotgun sequence:
GCCTTTGAGAGTTGAGAGTGGTCGTGTTTTCTTTCTTAACAAGATTACTGGCGAGGATTGAGTAACGAACACCCAAAGAAGTTTGGGCCACACTACTGTACCATTACTCTGTTGATTTTTAGTTTTATCTTCTGTCTTTCATAGCCTTGGGATTAGTGGGTTGAATGTGTTCGGCAAAGTTTGGACGTGATCAGGCGTCCATCATGAGTTGGTCTCGCAACTAGCATGATACTTACCAAACTGGATAAATAATGCCTTTTAGTTTCACAATCCCGCAGGAAACTAGGCCTTTGGCTTAATTACttctgaaatttgaattcatgaCATACGTATTCCTTTGTTCTTCTCTTGACACAAAGAAACGACCAAGGACAAAGAGGAAAATTGTCTTCAAAGACATGCACGGACGGCTATTGGCAAGATGCAGTTTCGATCTTTTGTCATAAACATGAACCAACTTTTCCCAAACGTCTTGGAAAGAAATAGAAATGGATCCATTATCCCCGAAATGATTGTCAAATCGTAAACAAGTTCAAACTGTCAGGAATCCAAGTTTTCTGATGATCAAGTTGCTGCATTGTGCAATCCAATCATTCAAAGCCAGGTTCGGTAAAAGGTTTACGACACTATTCATTTCATAAAACATTGTTCAGTTCTCAAGCTGTCAAGTTCCTGGCTTGGCGAATGGCAACTGAACACCGGAAAGGAACTGTTTGGATACGAAATTGGGCTCAAGCGAGGTCGAGGTACGCCCGTCCGCACGCAAGTACAATCTAAGAGCGAAAGAGAtaaatttgatcccattttcCTCGCGGTCCATGTTCTTTCATTACACCGCTGGCAAATTTGTTATTGTGTGGAGGACGCACACGACTTGGCGACATCCACAAACATCTCCTTGATTTGTTACCATCCGCCTAATTCTGGTTTATGCTCGTTTGGCGGGGGGTTTCCTTCATTTCCCTGGAAAGGTAAGCAAACCTCGAGAGCGAAATCTAGGGTCTATCGACCGACCCTGCTCTTCTGATACGTCCCAGACAATGGTCAAAATGTCTTGGAGGTGGTTTGCCCGGTACATGAAATAGGACGGAACTGGACGCTAAACCGACTAGAGCATCAAGTCCAGCAATTTGCATTTGTTCTCCAATGAATATCAACGGTGAGTTACTGGAGACCCAGCCCGATCAACTGCTACTAGGTATTGATTTCTtactcctcctccccctcctcctcctcctcctcaccatcatcattatgatcATCATGGTCGTGGCTGGCCTCACAATAGCGAGACGAGAACCCTAATGGGACGTTTGATCAGGGAGCGATGGTTCACTGGGTCGACTGAACGCTTCGAGTTTCGAATAGTCGCAGTTTCTCTAGAATCCTCGgtctgacaagccctcttcCAGCGAACACGACGAACACGAATCAAAAACGACCGTCCGACCGTTCGACCGACGCCATAGTGATCTTGAGTGTCTTGGCCATGGACGACGATCCCAGCACAATGATCGAACGCCAAGAACCGAAAAGCCTTGATACCGGCCAACCCGGAGCGTTGTGTACCCTCCTTTCCTTGATTTCTTCGACTCCATCTCCCAGTTTCACCGAAGCACCGTGGTAAATTCCAGAAGCTCCTGCCACAATCCCGCGGAACAAAGAACGTCGCAGGCACACTCAAGCAATTGGGTTATAAAAGGAAGTCCTTCATTACCAGGAAACTAGTTTCATGTCAAAAGTGATCGCAACAACTACTGACCAAACGTTTACTTCCTCAATTCATCGGGGCAGAAAGAAAACTACACACGCAcgtacacacgcacacactcactcacatacATATACATCATTTACGAGCGCTTCCCGTCAAAAACTCCCGGTCGTTCTGTACGCTTGAAGCTCGACTCAGAGTGGAAAAAGAGTTCGGACAGTGATATCTGCAAACACCCTGTTAGCAGCTCACAGGAGTTGCATTTCGTATCCAAGTTTCTATTTCCGACAAGGTAGGTTTCATCCACGACGTAGCTTCGCTTTTCCTCGGGGATTCCCATTGTTGCCAAGCATTCGGTCTCGTTTGCATTGGAAGCCTTTGATGTACGGGTCGTTCAATTTCTTTGTGTCCACTATTGCAGAGAAACCAGTCTCTTACCGAACGTAGAGCAGAGACATTGAGCTGCATAAGTACTCAAGAAGATGCTTTTGAGAATATCTGTCGTTCTCCTGCTGGTCACCCAAGGATGGGCCCAACGAGGCTCCAAAGGGCTCTTCGAAGATGTCGAAAGCATTTGGTCGCACATCAGCAAGGGAGTTGACCAATTCCAGGCGTCCGCTACTCGAGATATCGGCAAATTGAAGCCTTGGGCCCAAAAGGTTGAAGAAGAGATGAAACCAGCCTTGTCTCAAGTGGAGGACCAACTTGGCAGTGCCTTTGATCAAATGGCCGaacatcttgattttgccgCAGATCGTGTGGACGAACCCGCCATGATAGAGTCCGCGCCTAACGCTGACACTCCCATGAAACAACATCCTTTGCATCAGATATTTGGTGGCCTTAACCGTGGTCCCTTGAACCCTTTCCGAATTTTTGGAATCTCGAGTCGAAAATGGTGGGATGGTCCTAACGTTTGTGTGGAGAGGCAAATCATTGAAGAAGAATCCGAAGCTGAAGAGAAAAACGAGGATGAAATGGATGACACCACTATTTCTCGTCCTGGAGTTGCCATTCACATGGACATGACCCTGACCACTTGCCGTGATGGCGACAACTTCCATGAGTGCACCACCAAAGTGAGCACCAATGGGAACAAGAAGACTGTGGTCGTGAAGCATGAATGCTGTTCCGGCTTCAGACGTAAGGGTAATGAATTTGGATGCAATCAAGAATTGACGGATAACTTAGCCGAAACTATTACGGAGTTGAAAGGCGACGAATTTCTCCAATTGTTGAAAGCCACCAATTTGGCTTCCATGCTGAGCGAAAACATGACCGTGTTCGTGCCCACTGACGATGCAGTGGAGGATTTCCGTCATGATCTGGAGAAGATGAACGCCTTGGACCATGAAGAAATCTCGTATGAGATTAACGATGCCAACGATGAGAAACCCGCTGAAATCTCAGAGGGTCTCCTTTACCGAAAGAAACGCAATAGTGAAATCACCATCGTTGAATCACCCAGCATGACGAGCATTTTGAAGAATCATTTCATCGACGGTTGGGTGGACACCTCAGACATGCATGACAATGGCAAAGCCCAGACCAGAAATGGAGCGGAAAATGCCAACCTCAAATTTACCGTTTACAACACTTACCCCGAGAAAACTGTCATGGCCAATTGCGCCAAGATTGTGGGTCAGAATAACTTTGCCACCAATGGCGTGGTCCACTTGGTGGATAAGGTCATCTTACCTGCCTCCAAGTCCGTGGGTGAGATCCTTCAGGCCGACTCCCAATTCCGAAGCTTCAGCTCTGCTTTGAAAAGCGCCAATCTGATGGAGAAGCTGGGCCAAAATGACCAACGCGTGACCGTTTTCGCCCCCGTCGATTCCGCCTTCACCAAAATGCCGGAGGCCATGAAGCAAAAGGTGAAGGCCGGCAATGGATGCAGTCAGGATATTCTGAATGCTCATATCTTGTCCAATTTCGTTTGCTCCGGGGCCATCGAGACCAAAGCCAAGGCAGTCAATGACTTGAACCAATATGTGAACTTGGAGAGGAACGAAGAAGACGAGCTCATGATTGACGGCATCAAGGTCATCTTGAAGGACATTGTTGGCTCGAACGGCGTTATTCATGTCATCGAGGACGTCATCATTCCCGAGTCTGCTCGAGATCTCATCGAGACCTTGGAAGCGAATCACGCACCCACGTTTGCTGAACTATTCAAATTGTCTGGTCTGGAGGGCTCGGGCGAGTTCGATAACGCCACCATATTTGCGCCCAAAGAGTCTGCTCTAGTGTCGTTGCCCAAATCCTATTTGAACGATCTGAAAGCCGACCCCAAGAAACTTCGGGAGTTCCTGATGTACCACGTGGTCAAGCCCAAGACTTGCAAATGCGACTTTGAAAACAACAAGATCCTGCCTACCGCCATTGAGGGAAAGAACCTCCGTCTGAATGTGCATCAATCCTCGCCTTTCGGCCTCATCGACATCCCACGCAAAGTGGCCACTGTACAGTGCGCCCGATTGACTCGCTTGGATGATGAGATCTGTGGAGGTCTCATTCACACCGTGGAGAAGGTTCTATTGCCTCCCGAAGGGAATCTAATTCAAGTCCTGAAGAACAACAATCAATTCAAGACCTTCAATGAGCTCTTGAGCTTTTCCGAGGTGGAAAGCGAGCTTTCTGGCGAGGGTCCTCTTACCATTTTGGCCCCTACGGACTCAGCTTTCACTCACCTCAGCGAGGAGATGCGAGAAGAGCTTTTCGGGGACAAGGAGCTGGCGGCGAAAGTGGTGAAGCAGCATATCATTCGAGACTCGGTCTGTTGCACAAGCATCCCTCGGGtgatgccattttttgacACGTCTGGCCGTAGAGCCGCTTCTGGCGATGTGGTCTCGTTGAGAAAGTCTGCTGGCGGCCATATTTATGCCAACCGAGCTGAGATCATCACTTGCGACATGATGGCAGAGAACGGAGTCATTCATGCCGTGGATCGTCTGATTGATTTGGACACCGCCGCCGAGGATGTGGAGCAAATTGTTTCCCAGACCAGAACCAGACCCTTCAACATCTTCGAGTTGTTCTAACAAGGGCTCGATTATTTATGCATGCCATGAATTCACGACAGCtgctacatacatacaaacgAGCTGAAaacccaaatttgaatcgaaatAAATATCACCAGTAACGCAAGCTAGTTGATATCAATCACCTCATTTTTGTTCTCCCATAAAAACTACTGCATGGGAGCGCTCATCCAGGGTCTTTAATTCTCATCACATACGAAATAGTTCAGAAGAAAGCAAGCACCCTCCATTATTACAAATACTATCCGTACGTTGTAAATAGATACATGAAACTCCTTTGGCGGTCGCGGTCGAGGCGAATGGAAACATCTAGGCCAGAAGCCCAATGGCAAAAGTGAGTAGTAGATGGAGTAAGCAAAACTTTTGTCATATTTCAGGCCCTTGCCTCGGCGGACACCTTCAACTTAACCCCAATATACCGGAGGTGACTCGCTTGGCAGGCCAGGACACCTCGTTCTTCATCTCTTGTCTACCTCAGTCGTCCCATGTGGGCCCTGTCGGTGATTCACGGGTTAGAGCCAAGGAACTGGCCTGGCAGCGCTTGCCAGATGTTCCCAAGGGACACGAGGACTGGGTCGTCATTGGGAGCCAGACTCACGCTCGGTACGTAATCAAGATGGAACGGAGAAGTTCCAATAGTAGTATGTATCTCTCAAATAGTCCGGATGGGGTGTTATGGATGGACAGGGGCAAAACACGCGTAGACCTGAAAAGGCCTCACTCGGGAAGAGCGATAACTTATAAGTAAATGGTCCGAATAACCAAAAAACATTGGACAGACGTaggcttttcttttcatcgtGAGAATGTGACCTTTGGTACTTTTTCTCCTGTTGCAGGATCCACGTGGAACAAAGTGCTGACGGGCGAGGCCTTGATCTGGTATTTCGAAGCATCGAGATTGGTGACAGTGGCACTTATACGTGCTCAGCAGAATTGGATGGAGAGAAAATCTCGCAGCAGTTCCATTTGAACGTAGTGGGTGAGGTGTTGACGAGCTCTTGATTTCTTCCAGACCCGTGGCAGTGCGCTAATTGTACGAGTGTATTTGCCAACGTGCACACTTTTTAGATCCAATCTCGTTCTCCGAGGAGATTGTACAGCAATCCGTCGAGGAAGGCACAGCCTCGTTTACACTTCGATGCGATGTTTCTGGAACCCCACAACCCAAGGTCACTTGGAACGTTCGGGGACAGATTGTTCACGGTGGGACTGGCAAATACGAAGCCACTACAGAAGGCCTTGTCATCCGGAACGTGACCAAAGACGACCAAGGCACCTACAAATGCAAGGCCATCCAGATGTCGGAGGGAATCACGGACTTCAAGGATTTACTCATCACGCTCAAAGTGGAACGTAAGTTTGTGACTTGTGTGGTTCGACTTTAGCTGCTTTTACTCGCATCAAACAGGGCGCATGCAAACAGAGCCCTTAGTCaagcttttcttttcaaaaatcgaattctttccttccttttcatttttcgtcCCGTGGCCCATCCTCAGACGGTCCTGAGCTTCCTCCTCAACAGCGAGGCCAATTTTATGGTTACATCTCTGGAATGGCCAATTTAACCTGCTTGGCCAAAGCTGAGCCTCCAGCCAAATTTCAGTGGCTGAACAAAAATGGCATCGAACTCGAGCCCAAGGGTTCATCGACGATCATTCTCAATTCGGAACACAAGAGTGTGCTCAGAGTAAGCTTGCTCGCCTTCGCTGATCTCGTCCCAGACTTTGGCGATTGTTTTGAGGAGTTTCttgtaataaaaaaagtttccttgggGCTCTTAGGTGCTAGTGACCCATGACGACGACTTTGGAGACTACACTTGCATCGCCAAGAATAAGATGGGAAATCTGAGGAAAGTTGTCACCCTTTCCGAAGGAGCGAAACCGGGAGTTCCTACCATCAATATTCATAGGATAGGACACGACTTTGTCGAGTTGAGTGTTTTGGTAAGACCTCGTCTCTATCAAGCCCCAGTTTTGTAGCCCCAGTCAAGGAGTACGATAGAGTTTCAATGGACCAATTTGGGCTTTCCAGGAAAATCGTGCCGAGCTATTCCTGGACATTgttggatttcaaattgaggtcCAAGAGAAGGGCAAGACGGAGGAATGGAGCAACGCTACCATCATCGATTTCCCCAAAAGTAAGTCATGTTGCATTGATGCATCCACATCCCTCTCACTATCTGACACTGGATTGTCCGCTTGTGTTCTTCTAGATGCTTCCAACAAGTACATGGTGTCCGAGCTGCAACCCAAGAGCGTGTACATGATCCGGTCACGAGCCAAGAATCTGGCGGGCTTCAGTGACCCCTCAAATATGATTGTTCTCCAAACAAAGTCTCCTCACATGGTGGGCGAGCTCACCGGAAACGCAAGTGCTGTGATGTCAATTTTGGCCATGCCATGGACTACTTACTTCTCTGTGGCAGTGATGGTGCCCATCTGGGGATCTGGAAGGCTAACCATTGGGAGCTAACAAACCCCTGCCTGCTCTGTCATTGTACGTCTCTGTGGCTTATTCCCCTCTCTGAATGAAGAGTGAAGAAAACGAACAAGGTCAACTTTATTCCACAGAACATAAAACTCATTCCGTTGAGACGAACGACAATTGCTAGACAAGATTAGCCTACAAAGATCTGAATGCGGTGATAAATATGAAGTGTCCCCCATAAAAATAAGAATAGATACGACTAAGTTAACCCACTAAGTTAACCAGATGTACTACTATGTTACGATAATTGAGTTAACTGCATTACATAAGTTAGGCATCCATGAGAGACAGAAGAGCTTGGCATGTCCGCCACCTCCCTAACTCGTCTTTCACGACATGCCTCATTTACCGAAATCTGATGAACAAAGAACATTTATCCTAGGAAAGAGCTCTTCTCTATTGTACAAATCTGACAACTCGGAGGAAAAGAAAGTCAGAACTTGCCGGTCTGCCGGCACTTTTTGGCGTATTAGCGTGTAGTAGTCGCCAGGGGAGGAAGGGCAGTAGGCGGTGATCTCGGGTTTCGACTGAATGTATGTACAGGCCTCAACCGGGAGGGAAGTGTCCTTCGAACAGGAAGAGCCGGCCACGAGGTCTCTACGGGAAAAAGAGCATGGCACGATCAAAACATGTTTCCGCCACAAGACTTAAAGAAGGAGTGTGCTCGGGTGGGCAGAGTGGATAGAGTTATCCGAGAAGAAATGCCCAATCAGCAAGTCTTCAGGAATTTCTCCGGCATCCATTCGTAGCCCAAGGGTTTGTGTCACCTCGGTCACCTCCCTCTATTGGTTCGCCCTTCCCTTGACTTGTAGTCTCGTACGTCTCAATATGGACTTGATTGGCATGGGTCTGGTTCTAGTTCTCTATGGGATCATCTTTTTGGGAGGCTTGGCGGCCTTCCGAAAACTTCGCTCGGTACCGGGAGTGACGGATGGCTCCAATTTGATACTGGCCAACCGTGGTATTGGCATTGGTATGGGGATTTCCAGTCTGGTGGCCACGGAAGTGGGTGGAGCCTTTATTAATGGCAGCGCGGAGGCGGTGTATCGGAATGGGTTACTTTGGTGCATTGCGCCCATTGGATACAGCTTGAGCATGGTGATCAATGCCTGCTTTTTCGTGCGAAAGATCCGCGAAAACCCTAGGGCACATTTGACTTTGATTGATTGCCTTCAAGAGGCCTATGGGGAATTGACGGGGGCCCTCGTGTACTTGCCCTCGTGCTTGGGAGATATTTGCTGGACAGCGGCCGTCTTATCGGCTTTGGGAGGCTCATTAGAGGTCTTGTTGGGCGTGGACAAACGCGTGACCATCGTTGTGAGTGCTGTCTTTGCCACGGCTTACACCCTTTTGGGTGGCATGTACGCTGTGGTCTACACGGATGCTATTCAAttggtcttgatttttttcgggCTGCTCGCCGCCCTGCCCTTTGCTCTGTTTTGTGAGCATGTCTCGGTCTTCGACACGTCCTTGGTCACGTGGACGGGGACCATCCAGGTGGCACAAGTGCCACATTACTTGGACACGTGGATGTTGGTACTCTTGGGGGGGATCCCGTGGCAGCCCTATTACCAAAGAGCCCTTTCCATGAAGACCACCCAACAAGCGGTTGTGATGTCGATGATGGCCAGTGTGCTCTCGTTGACCTGCCTGATCCCGCCGGTGGTTCTGGGGATAACGGCCAAGACTTGGTCCATGGGCACGGCATCGAATCAAACTTTGGTTCCTGACGACCAATCGGACCTCGTTTTGCCTCTCATAATCTACCAATGTACCCCCCGCATGGTGACCTACGTGGTCATGGGCAGTTTAAGGTAGGAGAAGCCAATTTCGACTTGAAACACAAGTTCAATTGATTTGGTAACGTTGGCTTGCTTCATTTTAGCGCGGCTGTGATGTCAAGTGTGGATTCATCCATCTTGGCGGGTGCATCTTACATCTCCCACAACATTGTGCGACCCCTAACTTCTACTAAGAACGAAAAGCATACAGCCACGGCTTTCCGATTGAGCGTGATTCTTCTAGCGGTGATGTCCACCGTACTAGCCATTCACACGGACACGGTCTACGGCCTTTGGGTCTTGGCCGGTGATTGGGGGTTTGTGTTGGTGTTCCCATTGTTTCTCGGAGCCGTCCATTTCCCCCAGCATGTGAATAAATTCGGGGCCATCGGGGCCGCTTTGACGGGCCTCTCATTGCGCTTGATGCCGGGCGAGCCTTTGTTTGGATTCCCGGGAATCGTATCCGTGCCTACTTTGGATGACGGCTCACCTCAGTGGCCCATCAAGACGGCTACCATGGTGGTGACCCTGCTGGCTTTGATAACAATATCGCggatgaaaatgaatccaTAGTCGCTCACGTGCGAAATAAACTGGTTTATTGGCAAATGCGAACGAGGAACCGATCGGGTGGATGATTATGATTAGGTAATGGGGGGAGGAGTTGCCGTCTAAGAGTGGCTTGGGCGGcgaaaacatgaaatatcaCAAAACACAATTACGAGTGCATGGCCAATCCGCGCCACGGGCGGTGTCAGGTCCCAGGGTCATCCGTGTCGGTGGCTGGGtggtcctcttttttttcataggGGTCCTAGGTGGAGATCAGCGAGTAGATCATGCTGAAAAGAGACATCGGGCGCACAAGTCAAGCCAGCCTGTCGAGGGGCTCGTAACCTGGACTAATCATGGACTTACCCGTAAAGATAATAGAAGAACGAGAGCAAGTAGAACGCCAACTTGATCCAGCCCTCTCGCTGGCATTTGTTCAACGTGTCGGCATTCATGATGCTCGTGGGGTCATACAACCCGGGCGAACTCATGACCGGGCGATGCATGTACCTGCCAAATAAAACTCAAGCTCAGCGTACCTGTCAGGCTCATCTTTGATATAGAAGAATGAAGGCCAGTCCTCCCGATTAAAAATAACATTCCAATCCCCATCACCAATCCGGAGATGGCGTGTGCGTAGCCGGTGTTACCTGTGGACGTGGTAGGCGATGAGCGGGATGTTGAGGCAGAGGGAGAAGAACTCACCCCCGACCAAGAACAAGAGGTTGAAGAAGACGTGGAGGATGTACTCCGGCAACACCAGCGGGTTCAAGGAACTGCATTGATCGATCGGGTTCTTGTAATCCGTCTTGAGCTCATCAAACGCGATGATCTGTAACCCACATCAAATCCCATTGGACATAGTAGGTAGCAACGCAAGAAGGAAGGGCCTAGCTCGGGCCGGACCCGTGTCCGGACGGACGGGAGACTTACGTGAAATATGGCGAAGAAGATAAGGAAAGCGTCGACGATGAGCGCCACAATGTACGAGAATGCGGCGAACGTGAAGGCCATTTTGCCGGGCCAGTCGTCGACCCACACACCCAGATACCCAGACGATCCGGGACGATAAACCAGGCGGACCAGGGGGGCGGGACGATGACGAGGTGGGGGCCGGCCGATAAGCTTCAATTCCACGTCTGAGCTAATGAATGATCGATCGAGAAACCGCGAAGCAAGAAGTCTGTCCGTCCAAagatgagaatgatgatgatgatgatgaggatgatacTGTTGATAACCAGCGTTGCCAGCTCACCAGCGCCATTGGCGGCCAAACGCCGACTGACCGATTATCAACGCCTCAATAATCTTGATATCCTGTCATTAGGCTGCGGTTAGGTGTCTATGCCATTGACATCAAACTGAAATCAGGCTTCTCAGCTAGAAACCATGGGAATTCCACAAGAACGTCATCCCTCTGAGTTTCAGAAATagccatttttggacattttggctTTCATGGATCCACTTTGGCCATGTTGAGGTTGACAATCAGGGTGGCCGGGAATTTCAGCCCAGCTTGAGTCATAAGGGCGGTTTCGAGCATGACATCAGATCCACTGTACAGTGGGTCCCATGGGCTCTGGCAATTAGCCCTTGAGCGAGGAGCCAGCCAAGGGCAGTCAACGATGGATATCGTTTGTCAGAAGACACTGGGAGTTGGGAATCATGATTACTTCCATGTGCTCAATTGAGGCTAAGCTAAATTGCCACACCACCTACAACAAAATGGCTAATAAATTGGCCATGTAGACCCCCAATGGCAAATATATTGGCAAACGTAATATAAGAACAAATCACTGAAAATTATTACAGCAAAAGAAAAACGGACTAAAA
This window harbors:
- the LOC131890574 gene encoding opioid-binding protein/cell adhesion molecule-like isoform X2 produces the protein MKLLWRSRSRRMETSRPEAQWQKIHVEQSADGRGLDLVFRSIEIGDSGTYTCSAELDGEKISQQFHLNVVDPISFSEEIVQQSVEEGTASFTLRCDVSGTPQPKVTWNVRGQIVHGGTGKYEATTEGLVIRNVTKDDQGTYKCKAIQMSEGITDFKDLLITLKVEHGPELPPQQRGQFYGYISGMANLTCLAKAEPPAKFQWLNKNGIELEPKGSSTIILNSEHKSVLRVLVTHDDDFGDYTCIAKNKMGNLRKVVTLSEGAKPGVPTINIHRIGHDFVELSVLENRAELFLDIVGFQIEVQEKGKTEEWSNATIIDFPKNASNKYMVSELQPKSVYMIRSRAKNLAGFSDPSNMIVLQTKSPHMVGELTGNASAVMSILAMPWTTYFSVAVMVPIWGSGRLTIGS
- the LOC131890574 gene encoding neural cell adhesion molecule 2-like isoform X1, whose amino-acid sequence is MQKIVRSYFVGLLLALSTGPCLGGHLQLNPNIPEVTRLAGQDTSFFISCLPQSSHVGPVGDSRVRAKELAWQRLPDVPKGHEDWVVIGSQTHARIHVEQSADGRGLDLVFRSIEIGDSGTYTCSAELDGEKISQQFHLNVVDPISFSEEIVQQSVEEGTASFTLRCDVSGTPQPKVTWNVRGQIVHGGTGKYEATTEGLVIRNVTKDDQGTYKCKAIQMSEGITDFKDLLITLKVEHGPELPPQQRGQFYGYISGMANLTCLAKAEPPAKFQWLNKNGIELEPKGSSTIILNSEHKSVLRVLVTHDDDFGDYTCIAKNKMGNLRKVVTLSEGAKPGVPTINIHRIGHDFVELSVLENRAELFLDIVGFQIEVQEKGKTEEWSNATIIDFPKNASNKYMVSELQPKSVYMIRSRAKNLAGFSDPSNMIVLQTKSPHMVGELTGNASAVMSILAMPWTTYFSVAVMVPIWGSGRLTIGS
- the LOC131890578 gene encoding protein cornichon-like, which produces MAFTFAAFSYIVALIVDAFLIFFAIFHIIAFDELKTDYKNPIDQCSSLNPLVLPEYILHVFFNLLFLVGGEFFSLCLNIPLIAYHVHRYMHRPVMSSPGLYDPTSIMNADTLNKCQREGWIKLAFYLLSFFYYLYGMIYSLIST
- the LOC131890573 gene encoding high-affinity choline transporter 1-like, whose product is MDLIGMGLVLVLYGIIFLGGLAAFRKLRSVPGVTDGSNLILANRGIGIGMGISSLVATEVGGAFINGSAEAVYRNGLLWCIAPIGYSLSMVINACFFVRKIRENPRAHLTLIDCLQEAYGELTGALVYLPSCLGDICWTAAVLSALGGSLEVLLGVDKRVTIVVSAVFATAYTLLGGMYAVVYTDAIQLVLIFFGLLAALPFALFCEHVSVFDTSLVTWTGTIQVAQVPHYLDTWMLVLLGGIPWQPYYQRALSMKTTQQAVVMSMMASVLSLTCLIPPVVLGITAKTWSMGTASNQTLVPDDQSDLVLPLIIYQCTPRMVTYVVMGSLSAAVMSSVDSSILAGASYISHNIVRPLTSTKNEKHTATAFRLSVILLAVMSTVLAIHTDTVYGLWVLAGDWGFVLVFPLFLGAVHFPQHVNKFGAIGAALTGLSLRLMPGEPLFGFPGIVSVPTLDDGSPQWPIKTATMVVTLLALITISRMKMNP
- the LOC131890566 gene encoding transforming growth factor-beta-induced protein ig-h3-like: MLLRISVVLLLVTQGWAQRGSKGLFEDVESIWSHISKGVDQFQASATRDIGKLKPWAQKVEEEMKPALSQVEDQLGSAFDQMAEHLDFAADRVDEPAMIESAPNADTPMKQHPLHQIFGGLNRGPLNPFRIFGISSRKWWDGPNVCVERQIIEEESEAEEKNEDEMDDTTISRPGVAIHMDMTLTTCRDGDNFHECTTKVSTNGNKKTVVVKHECCSGFRRKGNEFGCNQELTDNLAETITELKGDEFLQLLKATNLASMLSENMTVFVPTDDAVEDFRHDLEKMNALDHEEISYEINDANDEKPAEISEGLLYRKKRNSEITIVESPSMTSILKNHFIDGWVDTSDMHDNGKAQTRNGAENANLKFTVYNTYPEKTVMANCAKIVGQNNFATNGVVHLVDKVILPASKSVGEILQADSQFRSFSSALKSANLMEKLGQNDQRVTVFAPVDSAFTKMPEAMKQKVKAGNGCSQDILNAHILSNFVCSGAIETKAKAVNDLNQYVNLERNEEDELMIDGIKVILKDIVGSNGVIHVIEDVIIPESARDLIETLEANHAPTFAELFKLSGLEGSGEFDNATIFAPKESALVSLPKSYLNDLKADPKKLREFLMYHVVKPKTCKCDFENNKILPTAIEGKNLRLNVHQSSPFGLIDIPRKVATVQCARLTRLDDEICGGLIHTVEKVLLPPEGNLIQVLKNNNQFKTFNELLSFSEVESELSGEGPLTILAPTDSAFTHLSEEMREELFGDKELAAKVVKQHIIRDSVCCTSIPRVMPFFDTSGRRAASGDVVSLRKSAGGHIYANRAEIITCDMMAENGVIHAVDRLIDLDTAAEDVEQIVSQTRTRPFNIFELF